Proteins found in one Miscanthus floridulus cultivar M001 chromosome 4, ASM1932011v1, whole genome shotgun sequence genomic segment:
- the LOC136547983 gene encoding uncharacterized protein, translating to MDGSSGLNIMYAKTLDEMGIARMNLHPIRVPFHGVVPSKHAMPLGPIDLPITFRDQPKYRTETLTFDMVGFPRTFHAIQVHPCYVKFMAISNYTYLKLKMLGPRGVITVGTSFQRA from the coding sequence atggacggaagcagcggcctcaacatcatgtatgccaagacgctcgatgagatgggcatcgCCCGGATGAACCTCCACCCCATCCGAGTGCCTTTCCATGGAGTTGTGCCTAGCAAACATGCCATGCCACTAGGACCGATTGATCTGCCTATCACTTTCAGGGATCAGCCCAagtataggactgagaccctcaccttcgacatggtggggttccctagaaccttccatgccatccaggTACATCCAtgttacgtgaagttcatggccatctccaactatacataccttaagctgaagatgctaggtccccgcggggtcatcaccgtcggcacctccttccagcgtgcttaa